Genomic DNA from Capsicum annuum cultivar UCD-10X-F1 unplaced genomic scaffold, UCD10Xv1.1 ctg72882, whole genome shotgun sequence:
aaaaaaaaatgaaaaaactaacaagaaaaaatagttagagatataaaaaaatagtattttaaaattttgaagatcatgaaaataataatattcatatttGAATTTGCTTTGAAAAAGGGATCTACTAATTTAGATAAAagtaatttataaaaattttattagacgggataattattttttatttaactcaattaatttgagtaaaacaaagatagtaaatcttgttgtacatgtatttatataataatagtttacttaaatacaaattataatttattatttttcataattataaaactattgctataaaaattCTATtgctatttctaaaattttcactTCCAAATTTCTGTTATTTCGGAAATTTTCACTTCCAAATTTCGGATGGACTTGGTCTTTGGTCCTCAGTCCTCACTATCTGCCATTTCTAATCCGCGTTTTCCGTTACTTCTATTCTTCATCTAAATGCACCTTAAAGCTCCTTCGTCAAACCTCACATCTTTTAATAACACCCTCTTCTTCTTTTCCctcttcaaaaacaccatgaaatCATCTTCCATTGTACCACTTCTATGGCCATTCTTTCTCCAAAAACTCACCTgttcttttctttagttttcatttCCCTTTGTTTTCCACCCATTTCTTCACTTTCCACTCTTGCTATTTCCAGAACTTCTAATCACACATTGGTTTGTGCATTGATTTCCTCTTCCTCATCTCCTCAAGAATCGTCCCTCAATTGTACTAGCTTTCCTCAAGAAATTCAAATCCCTTTGAATCCTTCTGTTCGTTTCAGTGGGATGGTGGGTGGAAATGGTTTCCTTTGCGGGTTAACCTCATCTGACCCTACAGTCATGGTGTGTTGGAGGTTCTCAAACAATGGCACCGACTTGACTTACAAAAGGATTTATCTTGGTCCATTACTCACGAATCTTGATTCTGGGAATTCCCAAATTTGTGGAATTGTCAATAGAACCAATAGGCTTCAGTGTTGGCAGTGGCATGAATTCAGTTCATCAAACAGAAGCTTGATCACTTCAAATCTTGCTGTCGGACAAGATTTTGTTTGTGGGTTGTTGCGACTTGGTCAAATCCAATGCCTGGGAAGCTTCAGGGATGTCGTTGACGCTGTTCCGTCAGGGAATTACAGTGAAATTGCGGCTGGTTCTCAACATGCTTGTGCCATTTCCAGGAATGGTAGCTTGGCTTGCTGGGGAAAAATGGTAGGTGAAAAGCCTATTGACCGATTCAAATCTCTTGCTTTAGGTGATACCAGGAGTTGTGCTTTGAGGATTAATGGGACAGTGGTTTGCTGGGGAGAAAATGGTTTTACTCTCCCTTCATCTTTGAGTGACACATCTTTTGAAACGTTAGAAGCCAAACAGGACATTTTCTGTGGCATTGTGACCTCTAATTTTTCCTTGTTCTGTTGGGGGAATGATATTTTCAATTCAAATCCAGCAGTGTTTAATGGTGTAGAAGTAGTTCCGGGACCATGTACCACTTCATGTCCTTGTTCACGTTTACCGAACTATGATAGGTTTTGTGGTCAAGAACCAATGATATGTCAACATTGTGTTCCAGAATACGGTGAGAATCCACCAATTGTTAACGGGTCAGGTCCTTCACCTCCACCATTATTCCCGCAGCCAACGCCATCTCAGTGGACTGGAAGCAGTGATCCATGGAATAGTAGAAATGTGGCATTTCTAGTGGTAGGTTGTGTTGGGTCCTTCATGATTTGAGTGTCCTTGTTATCTTGTTTCTCAAGTATTGCAAGATTAGAGGATGCAGAAAACACGACTCTGGCCGACTTGATGAGGCCTGGACACCTCCCCAGCAAGGCAGCCAGacatctcaagttcaagatcaagtgGGTCCTCAGCTACCAGTCTTGGAAAAAAGACTTAATCAATTGATTAGCATGGGAAATGGGGGTCACTTACAAGAATTTTCCTTGCAAGTGTTACTTCAATTGACGAATAACTTCTCTGAGGAGCACAAAATTGGGACTGGAAGTTTTGGTTCTGTTTATCATGCTACGTTGGAAGATGGCCGCGAAGTAGCCATAAAAAGGGCAGAAGCTTCAGCCTCATCTTCCTATGCTGGTGGTTCAAAGTATAGACAAGAGGACAAGGACAGTGCATTCCTCAACGAGCTAGAGTTCTTGTCACGCCTCAATCACAAGAACCTTGTTAGGCTATTAGGTTATTGTGAAGACAACAATGAACGTGTCTTAGTTTTTGAGTACAGGAACAATGGCACTCTCCATGACCACCTCCACAGGCTTGAGAACTCACCATTAACATCATGGACTGCTAGGATCAAGGTGGCATTGAACGCGACCCGTGGCGTCGAGTACCTCCACGAGTACGCCGTCCCAACAGTCATCCACCGAGACATCAAGTCTTCCAACATATTGCTCGACACCAATGGTAATGCCAAGGTGTCCGACTTCGGTCTGTCCCTATTGGGGCCACAAGACGATGAAACACACCTTTCTTTGCGGGCGACAGGCACGGTGGGTTACATGGACCCCGAGTACTACAGATTGCAACAATTGACAACAAAAAGTGATGTGTACAGTTTGGGAGTAACGATGCTAGAGTTGTTGTCAGGGTACAAGGCAATTCACAAGAATGAGAATGGTGTGCCAAggaatgtggttgattttgttgtgcCATACATAGTACAAGATGAGATTCATAGGGTGCTTGATCGTAGAGTTCCTCCACCAACACCATTTGAGATTGAGGCAGTGTCACATGTAGGTTATCTTGCAGCGGATTGTACCACGTTAGAAGGTAGAGATCGACCAACAATGACTGAAATTGTAAATAACCTAGAAAGAGCCTTTCAAGCTTGTTTG
This window encodes:
- the LOC124894300 gene encoding LOW QUALITY PROTEIN: serine/threonine-protein kinase-like protein CCR4 (The sequence of the model RefSeq protein was modified relative to this genomic sequence to represent the inferred CDS: inserted 1 base in 1 codon) yields the protein MAILSPKTHLFFSLVFISLCFPPISSLSTLAISRTSNHTLVCALISSSSSPQESSLNCTSFPQEIQIPLNPSVRFSGMVGGNGFLCGLTSSDPTVMVCWRFSNNGTDLTYKRIYLGPLLTNLDSGNSQICGIVNRTNRLQCWQWHEFSSSNRSLITSNLAVGQDFVCGLLRLGQIQCLGSFRDVVDAVPSGNYSEIAAGSQHACAISRNGSLACWGKMVGEKPIDRFKSLALGDTRSCALRINGTVVCWGENGFTLPSSLSDTSFETLEAKQDIFCGIVTSNFSLFCWGNDIFNSNPAVFNGVEVVPGPCTTSCPCSRLPNYDRFCGQEPMICQHCVPEYGENPPIVNGSGPSPPPLFPQPTPSQWTGSSDPWNSRNVAFLVVGCVGSFMXLSVLVILFLKYCKIRGCRKHDSGRLDEAWTPPQQGSQTSQVQDQVGPQLPVLEKRLNQLISMGNGGHLQEFSLQVLLQLTNNFSEEHKIGTGSFGSVYHATLEDGREVAIKRAEASASSSYAGGSKYRQEDKDSAFLNELEFLSRLNHKNLVRLLGYCEDNNERVLVFEYRNNGTLHDHLHRLENSPLTSWTARIKVALNATRGVEYLHEYAVPTVIHRDIKSSNILLDTNGNAKVSDFGLSLLGPQDDETHLSLRATGTVGYMDPEYYRLQQLTTKSDVYSLGVTMLELLSGYKAIHKNENGVPRNVVDFVVPYIVQDEIHRVLDRRVPPPTPFEIEAVSHVGYLAADCTTLEGRDRPTMTEIVNNLERAFQACLATPNFSRSNTDSST